In Anseongella ginsenosidimutans, one genomic interval encodes:
- a CDS encoding fasciclin domain-containing protein produces the protein MHTMRLNTSLLLLLILAGLTGCENKLSDARFDETEDLQIMDYIETREDLSIFRELVEYTGQRNLLRTAGTYTVFIPDNAAFGRLFARLSEGGNTVDAISDMEPAYWLSYFKYHLLDRKVNTNAFTPGPLPAATALDGKYVIADIRDSYAAIRLNNAATIIQYNIELTNGYVNIIDDVLMPPITTIYEQLKATGKYEIMLGIFEETGLDVYLKDSLLTLFIESDKVLEAYGFNRDSIENLKDWASYHIIPDSGYFLNQLTKQRYFPLYTEESLSFQEDEFGQYYMNEDYRFDQSAEYGIDRVGYNGIYHSMDTIVSIVEAPPSTIRMNLYPPGSPYGEQNVFAKLPARILLNTGTKSYHQNQEGKIVQFDAQQIGDSFYLTFPDVPAGDYRVRLMHRGGGTRGTYLTIYNNQIIDDEIVLRTPDGTFEEWDYLKYNYCGELTVESRSDVTITFAFKDFGSNKKPSYCCDVLMDMIELIPITEE, from the coding sequence ATGCACACCATGCGACTCAACACCAGCCTTCTCCTGCTGCTGATACTGGCAGGCCTGACCGGATGCGAGAACAAACTGTCCGATGCCCGGTTCGACGAGACGGAAGACCTTCAGATCATGGACTACATCGAGACCCGTGAAGATCTCAGCATTTTCCGTGAACTGGTGGAATATACCGGGCAGCGAAACCTCCTGCGAACGGCCGGTACCTATACGGTATTCATTCCCGATAACGCGGCCTTCGGGCGGCTGTTCGCGCGCCTGTCGGAAGGCGGGAACACCGTGGACGCCATTTCGGATATGGAACCGGCATATTGGCTCAGCTATTTTAAGTACCACCTGCTCGACCGGAAGGTCAATACCAACGCCTTTACTCCCGGGCCGCTGCCCGCCGCCACGGCGTTGGACGGCAAGTACGTGATCGCCGATATCCGTGATTCCTATGCCGCCATACGGCTCAATAATGCCGCCACGATCATTCAATACAATATTGAACTAACCAATGGCTATGTAAACATCATTGATGATGTGCTGATGCCCCCTATTACCACGATTTACGAGCAGCTGAAGGCCACTGGCAAGTACGAGATCATGCTCGGGATATTCGAGGAAACCGGACTGGACGTTTACCTGAAAGACAGTCTGCTGACCCTTTTCATTGAAAGTGACAAGGTGCTGGAGGCATACGGTTTTAACAGGGATTCCATCGAAAACCTGAAAGACTGGGCGTCTTATCACATCATCCCGGATTCGGGATATTTCCTGAATCAGCTGACCAAACAGCGTTACTTTCCGCTTTACACGGAAGAGTCTCTGAGCTTTCAGGAAGATGAATTCGGCCAGTATTACATGAATGAAGATTACCGCTTCGACCAGTCGGCCGAATACGGCATCGACCGCGTGGGCTACAACGGTATTTATCATAGTATGGACACTATCGTCAGCATCGTGGAAGCGCCGCCCAGCACCATCCGGATGAACTTGTATCCGCCGGGAAGCCCTTACGGAGAACAAAACGTATTTGCAAAGCTGCCGGCCCGGATCCTGCTGAATACCGGGACCAAAAGTTACCATCAGAACCAGGAAGGCAAGATCGTGCAGTTTGACGCGCAGCAGATCGGCGATTCGTTCTACCTGACCTTCCCGGATGTGCCGGCGGGAGACTACCGGGTCCGCCTGATGCATCGCGGGGGAGGAACGCGCGGCACTTACCTGACCATTTATAATAACCAGATCATTGATGACGAGATTGTACTTCGTACTCCGGACGGAACATTTGAGGAATGGGATTACCTGAAATACAACTATTGCGGTGAACTAACCGTGGAATCGCGCTCGGACGTCACCATTACGTTTGCATTCAAGGATTTCGGTTCCAACAAGAAGCCGAGCTATTGCTGCGATGTGTTGATGGACATGATAGAATTGATCCCCATAACGGAAGAATAA
- a CDS encoding SusC/RagA family TonB-linked outer membrane protein, whose amino-acid sequence MNLKLIVPAGICIALCSAWESRLLAQDVPEAGQIGQQTKEAADDSLKLIQQELAGGGDAVTFGELLSGQAGIRAVESGSAGAAPLLMIRGVNSINLHAQPYIYVDGVPVRYNSALDPFLSMLRPTRFAYVNPHDISDITIARRGEALSGIGGRGGAGAVYITTDRGEFGGTHVDFSASHGWLNADYSVPRMGGAGFRDYLRSYMAENGVPESELSTSPLFNSTLPQYNSNTDWLGLISRNASFDDYHVKLKGGDADANYMFSIGYTGKQETLKGSGLERISMRFNLDYKLSQKFEISNNLSYGNTTLNYLEEGPDWGIHPLFVAASKAPFFHPMSHDPTGAQTRSLAGVDELGKSNPLALVNSMKNNNEENRVDGLVTAKWTVSPELMLNTSLAVNYYNIKEKQYRPSLGIVNDLHRLRQNSKRNSSELMFRSNSWVEKSGKWGAVNNFNARAGFLVETYEEKSVFARKVNAGTDDYETLEQGTVDSASGVKYESNLLAFYLRGEVDLLERVHVSANVNLEASSNFGPESRWMVYPGVTATGDLLDRDQTHQVSLRAEWGRSGNNDLRGYYYKSLYYPANYFGFGGVYLGNVANPGIRPEMTDTYDAGIRAALFNDRVTLDAGYYYKNTSNLITYKAVPIEIGLDPQLENNGEVVSQGIEISLDARIVEKEGITWNVYGNVSTLKNEITALENGDIVRSLGGISGIAREGEALGSFYGYKVLGVFRSAAEVNLSKADGTAYKPGDYIIEDINGDSKINEMDQQVIGSALPDLFGSLGTVLQYRRLSLNALVAFSSGNEIYNSLNQQMHLMKDYSNQSPDVAGRWISESQSGAGWSRAALDDPSSNGTASDLWVEDGSYLKLRRVTLSYEVPVQRSLRFLEGLQLYVTGENLLTFTGYSGMDPEVAGSFDPLLRGIDFGASPMPQSFLLGLKASF is encoded by the coding sequence ATGAATTTGAAACTGATCGTACCTGCGGGAATTTGCATAGCCCTCTGCAGTGCCTGGGAAAGCCGCCTCCTGGCGCAGGATGTGCCGGAGGCAGGCCAGATCGGCCAGCAAACCAAAGAAGCCGCGGACGACTCCCTGAAACTTATACAGCAGGAACTGGCCGGGGGAGGCGACGCTGTTACGTTTGGCGAGCTGCTTAGCGGACAGGCCGGCATCCGGGCCGTAGAAAGCGGGAGCGCAGGCGCCGCGCCGCTGCTGATGATCCGGGGTGTTAACTCCATTAACCTGCACGCCCAGCCATATATCTATGTGGACGGCGTTCCGGTCCGGTATAACAGCGCCCTGGATCCTTTCCTATCCATGCTGCGGCCCACCCGTTTTGCCTATGTAAACCCGCACGATATCAGTGATATTACGATCGCGAGGCGCGGCGAGGCCTTGTCCGGGATCGGGGGCCGGGGCGGAGCGGGCGCCGTTTATATTACCACCGACCGCGGGGAATTCGGCGGGACGCATGTTGATTTCAGCGCCAGCCATGGCTGGCTGAACGCTGATTATTCGGTACCCCGCATGGGAGGCGCCGGTTTCCGCGATTACCTGCGTTCGTACATGGCCGAAAACGGAGTGCCGGAAAGTGAGCTGAGTACCTCTCCGCTGTTCAATTCTACACTTCCGCAATATAATAGCAATACCGACTGGCTTGGCCTGATTTCGCGTAATGCCAGTTTCGATGATTACCATGTGAAGCTCAAGGGTGGCGACGCAGACGCGAACTACATGTTCAGTATCGGCTATACCGGCAAGCAGGAAACCCTGAAGGGTTCGGGGCTGGAACGCATCAGCATGCGCTTCAACCTGGATTATAAACTTTCTCAAAAATTCGAGATATCCAACAACCTTTCTTACGGAAACACAACGCTGAATTACCTGGAGGAAGGTCCCGACTGGGGTATTCATCCCCTGTTCGTAGCGGCCAGTAAGGCGCCCTTCTTTCATCCCATGTCACACGACCCCACGGGGGCACAAACCCGTTCGCTGGCCGGCGTGGATGAACTGGGGAAAAGCAATCCCCTGGCGCTCGTAAATTCCATGAAGAATAATAACGAAGAAAACCGGGTGGACGGGTTGGTGACTGCCAAATGGACCGTTTCTCCCGAGCTGATGCTGAATACATCGCTGGCCGTAAATTATTATAATATTAAGGAAAAGCAATACCGTCCTTCGCTGGGCATTGTCAACGACCTGCACCGGCTTCGTCAGAATTCCAAACGCAATTCCAGCGAACTGATGTTTCGCTCCAATAGCTGGGTGGAAAAATCCGGGAAATGGGGCGCCGTGAACAATTTTAACGCCCGGGCTGGTTTCCTGGTAGAGACCTACGAAGAAAAATCAGTATTCGCCCGAAAGGTCAACGCCGGAACCGACGACTATGAAACACTGGAACAGGGCACGGTTGACAGCGCATCCGGCGTGAAATACGAATCGAACCTGCTGGCTTTTTACCTGCGCGGCGAAGTGGATCTGCTGGAGCGGGTACATGTGTCCGCCAATGTGAACCTGGAAGCTTCCTCCAATTTCGGCCCGGAAAGCCGCTGGATGGTGTACCCGGGAGTGACCGCTACCGGCGACCTGCTGGACCGGGATCAAACACACCAGGTATCGCTTCGCGCGGAATGGGGCCGCAGCGGCAACAATGACCTGCGGGGATACTACTATAAAAGCCTGTATTATCCCGCCAATTATTTTGGTTTCGGTGGCGTTTACCTCGGGAACGTAGCCAACCCCGGCATTCGCCCGGAAATGACCGATACCTACGATGCCGGTATCAGGGCCGCGCTGTTCAATGACCGTGTGACCCTGGACGCAGGTTACTACTATAAAAATACAAGCAACCTGATCACCTATAAGGCCGTGCCGATTGAGATCGGACTGGATCCGCAATTAGAGAACAATGGCGAGGTGGTGTCTCAGGGGATTGAAATTTCCCTGGACGCCCGTATCGTGGAGAAGGAAGGTATTACCTGGAACGTATACGGGAATGTTTCCACGCTGAAAAATGAAATAACAGCGCTGGAGAACGGGGATATTGTCCGCAGCCTGGGCGGCATCAGCGGAATTGCCCGGGAAGGTGAAGCCCTGGGATCGTTCTATGGCTATAAGGTGCTGGGCGTATTCCGTTCAGCGGCGGAAGTAAACCTTAGCAAGGCCGACGGTACTGCCTATAAGCCCGGCGACTATATTATTGAGGACATAAACGGCGACTCAAAGATCAATGAAATGGACCAGCAGGTGATCGGGTCGGCACTGCCTGACCTGTTTGGAAGCCTTGGTACCGTTTTACAGTACAGGCGCCTGTCGCTGAATGCCCTGGTCGCCTTTTCATCCGGCAACGAGATATACAATAGCCTCAACCAGCAGATGCACCTGATGAAAGATTACTCCAACCAGTCGCCCGATGTAGCAGGACGGTGGATATCAGAAAGCCAGTCCGGCGCCGGATGGAGCCGTGCGGCCCTGGACGATCCCTCTTCCAACGGCACCGCCTCCGATCTTTGGGTCGAAGACGGCAGTTACCTGAAACTCCGGAGGGTGACCCTGAGTTATGAGGTGCCTGTACAGCGCAGCCTGCGTTTCCTGGAGGGATTACAACTGTATGTTACCGGTGAGAACCTGCTGACGTTTACCGGTTACAGCGGAATGGACCCCGAAGTGGCCGGCTCCTTTGATCCTTTGCTGCGGGGAATTGATTTCGGCGCGTCGCCCATGCCGCAGTCTTTCCTGCTGGGCCTGAAAGCGTCGTTTTGA
- a CDS encoding RagB/SusD family nutrient uptake outer membrane protein, with translation MKRFTIVTASLSLLLLLSSCENFFDVRPGNAIEEDDFFQNREDLNASAVGMYEALSGEVHKFLLWGDARADMVTTGQDDPDPYINEFVLNNVSASNPYTDYSGLYRTIARCNRQLEKVYEVAALDDKMLERDAGAYYGEALLLRALCYYMLVRTYDQFPLITSDYSEDIRFVNEQGDTVSRSTIALSADEIRGLYNMPSGKQEVWQLIYNDVLTVLGILPLNYQWNRNNLPAQERYGRVSQPLASTLAAEVALWLGEYRSASAFANSPILNHQHSLGSSGTWPNQFTSSYASAHSLFLLGYKYSNSFETNRLQEFTSSLRADGGKYYLKPVSHVVDSIFSHEDENADIRTQFSYKAIGADTVIWKYIGLDNVSSRRPPYESSASWQVYRSADAYMLKALASLMLNDYATAFNFVNMIREARGLEELLPEETDYTNKELMMNMIFRERAREFAFEGKRWYDLMLWTELSGRNMLAEKVAEKYPESQRAERKAYLEQESNWYLPIDARLWQ, from the coding sequence ATGAAAAGATTTACGATAGTAACCGCAAGCCTGAGCCTGCTCCTGCTGCTTTCTTCCTGCGAGAATTTCTTTGATGTGAGACCCGGAAATGCCATTGAGGAAGACGATTTTTTCCAGAATCGCGAAGACCTTAACGCCTCGGCGGTTGGCATGTATGAAGCCCTTTCGGGCGAAGTACATAAGTTCCTGCTTTGGGGCGATGCCCGCGCCGATATGGTGACAACTGGGCAGGATGACCCCGACCCCTACATAAATGAATTCGTCCTCAATAATGTGAGTGCCAGCAACCCGTATACCGATTATTCCGGCCTGTACCGGACCATCGCGCGCTGCAACCGGCAGCTGGAAAAGGTATATGAGGTGGCCGCCCTGGACGATAAAATGCTGGAGCGTGATGCCGGGGCTTATTACGGCGAAGCATTGCTGTTGCGGGCGCTTTGTTATTACATGTTGGTACGCACCTATGATCAGTTTCCACTGATCACATCCGACTATTCCGAGGATATCCGTTTTGTGAATGAACAGGGCGATACCGTTTCGCGTAGTACCATCGCTTTGTCTGCCGACGAGATCCGCGGCTTGTATAATATGCCCTCCGGCAAGCAGGAGGTATGGCAGCTGATCTACAACGATGTACTGACGGTATTAGGGATCCTCCCGCTGAATTACCAGTGGAACAGGAACAATCTTCCCGCCCAGGAACGTTATGGAAGGGTATCCCAGCCCCTGGCTAGTACGCTGGCGGCAGAAGTGGCGCTCTGGCTGGGCGAATACCGGTCTGCATCGGCGTTTGCCAATTCACCCATCCTTAACCATCAGCACTCCCTGGGGTCCTCGGGAACCTGGCCGAACCAGTTTACGTCGTCGTATGCCAGCGCTCACTCTTTGTTCCTGCTGGGGTACAAGTACAGCAATAGCTTCGAGACTAACCGCCTGCAGGAGTTTACGTCTTCCTTGCGGGCTGACGGCGGAAAATATTACCTGAAGCCCGTTTCGCATGTCGTGGATTCGATCTTCTCTCACGAGGACGAAAATGCCGATATCCGGACACAATTCAGTTACAAGGCCATCGGAGCCGATACGGTTATCTGGAAGTACATTGGCCTTGATAATGTCTCTTCACGGCGTCCGCCTTATGAAAGCAGCGCAAGCTGGCAGGTTTACCGCAGCGCTGATGCGTATATGCTGAAAGCCCTCGCCAGTCTGATGCTGAATGATTATGCTACGGCCTTTAATTTCGTGAACATGATCCGCGAGGCGCGCGGGCTGGAAGAACTGCTTCCGGAAGAGACCGATTATACCAATAAGGAATTAATGATGAACATGATCTTCCGGGAACGGGCCCGCGAATTTGCCTTCGAGGGCAAACGCTGGTACGATCTCATGCTTTGGACGGAGTTGTCCGGCCGCAATATGCTGGCCGAAAAGGTGGCTGAAAAGTATCCCGAAAGCCAGCGGGCTGAGCGAAAAGCCTACCTGGAACAGGAGTCGAACTGGTATCTTCCGATTGATGCCCGTTTGTGGCAATAG
- a CDS encoding exo-alpha-sialidase → MLRSLVTAAPGTARLLAGALLSVALLTSCYEEEHFDFPGPFEIDQRIPDTLPFPFDETRQAGEWLMKEGVPDYRKILFKGYTDYYPAGDTTSWSLFPDGMHMIPHRNYYPITDDDHFGGNPNSYQDNWVYSKYFVPIGPGKSFYMYAKITVGTFSGTAMGLALGRSWETKENFVFGMDGFSSIAPTFFLDFYGTTVGVDPNDGWPTVNEVIVPGIPAEVEVVIHDGRFYTLINGTLCFTFKFPQGQTYYYTPAIRPWRNFVNVHDMYIESNDMYTVDYAMHEHEQGYTRIQTPALASAGDNQLLLFAEGRSNPRTAEERVVQNTYPAGDCDILMRRSTDGGVTWEDQITVIAGQGSGESYCFPQTVSTAGGKIILHYSALSGTVIGDDEYEYDPASQEIYQVESTDGGNSWSAPKTITSALVDGTGYVRNGPSHGIALTSGTYAGRLLMPLTVGDDAVRVALSDDEGASWRLSQVVEGDGLQYGSVVELEDGRLMMMTGHNNSSPRSRMVSYSSDGGESWSPAEAIDADLETGSFGHLYPGLLVKGSDQTIYTVNATGRQKDGETYNGPTYGINPLLFSSTDAGVTFQQVGPLFEKPAYEGYVTPTGFMDAIVLGDGTLVIVGEGGVESPQEGVVVYRK, encoded by the coding sequence GTGTTACGATCACTAGTGACTGCAGCACCAGGCACGGCCCGATTGCTTGCCGGCGCGCTGCTGAGTGTTGCGCTGCTGACCAGCTGCTACGAGGAAGAGCATTTTGATTTTCCCGGGCCTTTTGAGATAGATCAGCGCATTCCAGATACGCTGCCCTTCCCCTTTGATGAAACGAGGCAGGCCGGCGAATGGCTGATGAAAGAGGGGGTGCCCGACTACAGAAAAATCCTGTTCAAAGGTTATACGGACTATTATCCGGCCGGCGATACCACTTCCTGGAGTTTGTTCCCGGATGGCATGCACATGATCCCCCACCGGAATTACTATCCCATTACTGACGATGACCATTTCGGCGGTAATCCCAATAGTTACCAGGATAACTGGGTCTATTCAAAGTATTTTGTACCCATCGGTCCCGGTAAGAGTTTTTACATGTATGCTAAAATAACCGTTGGTACTTTTAGCGGGACTGCGATGGGCCTGGCGCTGGGAAGAAGCTGGGAAACGAAGGAAAATTTCGTTTTCGGAATGGACGGTTTTTCATCCATTGCACCTACGTTTTTCCTTGACTTCTATGGAACCACGGTAGGAGTTGATCCGAACGACGGTTGGCCGACAGTGAATGAAGTTATCGTTCCGGGCATACCCGCCGAAGTCGAAGTGGTGATCCATGACGGCCGGTTCTATACGCTTATTAACGGTACCCTGTGCTTTACGTTCAAGTTCCCGCAGGGGCAAACCTATTATTATACACCGGCCATCAGGCCCTGGCGAAATTTTGTGAATGTTCACGATATGTACATAGAAAGCAATGACATGTACACCGTGGATTATGCGATGCATGAACACGAACAGGGATACACGCGCATTCAGACTCCCGCCCTGGCTAGCGCCGGTGATAATCAACTGTTGTTATTCGCCGAAGGGCGCTCCAACCCGCGTACGGCGGAAGAGCGGGTGGTGCAAAATACCTATCCGGCCGGAGATTGTGATATTCTGATGCGGCGTTCCACAGATGGCGGAGTCACCTGGGAGGATCAGATCACGGTCATCGCCGGGCAGGGGAGCGGAGAAAGCTACTGCTTCCCGCAAACGGTTAGCACGGCCGGCGGAAAAATCATTCTGCATTACAGCGCCCTTTCCGGAACAGTCATTGGTGATGATGAATATGAATACGACCCTGCCAGCCAGGAGATCTACCAGGTTGAATCGACTGACGGCGGCAACAGCTGGTCGGCGCCGAAGACCATTACTTCCGCGCTGGTGGACGGTACCGGATATGTGCGTAATGGCCCCTCGCATGGGATTGCATTAACTTCAGGAACGTATGCCGGAAGGCTTTTGATGCCACTAACCGTCGGCGACGATGCCGTGCGTGTCGCTCTGTCGGACGATGAAGGCGCTTCCTGGCGCCTAAGCCAGGTGGTTGAGGGTGATGGACTGCAATATGGTTCAGTAGTTGAACTGGAAGACGGGCGCCTGATGATGATGACGGGCCATAATAACAGCAGTCCCAGAAGCAGAATGGTTTCTTACAGCAGTGACGGCGGAGAAAGCTGGAGCCCGGCTGAAGCAATCGATGCTGATCTGGAAACGGGAAGCTTCGGCCATCTTTATCCCGGCCTCCTGGTCAAGGGATCCGATCAGACAATTTACACAGTGAATGCCACCGGCCGGCAAAAAGACGGTGAAACGTACAATGGCCCTACTTATGGGATAAACCCCTTGCTTTTCAGCAGTACTGATGCTGGTGTTACCTTTCAACAGGTGGGGCCGTTGTTCGAAAAGCCGGCTTACGAGGGTTATGTTACTCCCACGGGCTTTATGGATGCGATTGTCCTTGGGGACGGTACGCTGGTTATTGTTGGGGAGGGCGGGGTTGAAAGTCCGCAGGAAGGGGTTGTTGTTTATCGTAAATGA
- a CDS encoding SusC/RagA family TonB-linked outer membrane protein — translation MRKRFIWMWMLGCLLAAARLNAQDAGDFQVSGTVTSAQSGETLPGVSVVYKGTGIGTSTDTEGKYAFRIPDGEGVLVITYVGFETLEVPVNERSEIDIVLEPDVAALDEVVVIGYGEQSRATLTNAVSKIDVEELENTPSINPVQALQGKAAGLDIRVTTGMPGSGADVIIRGGTSLSSDPDDNAPLVIIDGVYRTLADVNPADIESIQVLKDAASTAIYGAQGANGIILITTKSGGANEKGQITVDYSHQVEQMSNQYPWSSARDYIWASRIAANAELDHNTKNRLTGGAYPYSTGAINGSLHGEGYGNSVSTVEFTDDLRAAEGDDYVNNLINNRGYETMTDPVTGRELIFKDNNYQDVMFRTAATNDLNVGFQKGGKQYSIYTSLGFADANGMMLGTYYKRLSYVINGEFWPRENIKVSAGLNYQYADYAGPQDYSNTMRRSSKLPHTTRLYYDDGTPAIGESAGSPRNILHELYYEDFGTKRNRTTMRLGMDWELIDGLSFKPSASVYQVNSQSTGFERYHEYNTRREMYADHELSTQYMVDGILTYDKNYGDHSLGLLAGTNYTFDRRFLLQGDGENAPTDHIPTLNASATEFERVTSEQLEDALLSYFGRVNYDFRKKYLFSASLRYDGSSRFAEDKKWGLFPAFSLGWNVHREDFWNWELMNRLKVRGSWGQAGNNNLSISDTQGEYAIGYNYAGQSGLLNTVLANRGLLWETTTSFDVGLDIGLFNDRVTLLADYYNKITDDRLVSIPLASQTGFSSIVANYGKIRNRGLELELGAAILQNSAFKWNTSLTFSFNRLIVMELPENGNEKNRVNGGLIYDKALGDYIMVGGLAEGERIGGVWAYNMLGVYATDEDAANAPYDTKVAGAWLNVPDGEQQKVGGDAIWEDLDGNGIIDDRDVIFMGYTSPDKFGGMVNSFSWKGFSARLVVDYALGHVINNSWRARANGNARNRVMTLTDVTSGEMWWNQGDQAKYPRYNAASDWDNGKRNHVRQIDSYDGVGVDVGYNTDNSLYFSKGDFLAFREVSFSYRLPSELVAKRGINGITLTAGAYNLGYLTAFDGLSPEQYNGIEEGGYPRPLQFRFGIDVNF, via the coding sequence ATGAGAAAGCGATTTATTTGGATGTGGATGCTGGGCTGTTTATTGGCCGCGGCCCGGCTTAACGCCCAGGATGCCGGGGACTTCCAGGTCTCCGGGACGGTGACTTCGGCCCAATCGGGCGAAACGTTGCCAGGTGTGAGTGTGGTGTACAAAGGTACTGGCATTGGTACTTCAACAGATACGGAGGGGAAGTACGCCTTCCGGATCCCCGATGGTGAAGGAGTACTGGTGATCACTTACGTGGGTTTCGAGACCCTGGAAGTGCCCGTAAACGAACGATCTGAAATTGACATTGTCCTGGAGCCGGACGTGGCCGCCCTGGACGAAGTGGTGGTGATCGGTTACGGCGAACAGTCGCGGGCGACGCTTACCAACGCCGTCTCTAAGATTGATGTGGAGGAACTGGAGAATACGCCTTCCATTAATCCGGTTCAGGCCTTGCAGGGGAAAGCTGCCGGTCTTGATATCCGCGTTACCACGGGGATGCCGGGTTCCGGGGCGGATGTAATTATTCGCGGGGGAACCTCCCTTTCTTCTGATCCGGACGACAATGCTCCCCTGGTAATTATTGACGGGGTTTACCGGACGCTGGCGGATGTGAATCCCGCCGATATCGAATCCATTCAGGTGCTGAAGGATGCCGCCTCTACGGCTATTTACGGTGCGCAGGGAGCCAATGGTATCATTCTCATAACTACGAAATCGGGTGGCGCTAATGAAAAAGGGCAGATCACCGTTGATTATTCCCACCAGGTCGAACAGATGTCAAATCAGTATCCCTGGTCTTCGGCGAGGGATTATATCTGGGCCTCGCGCATAGCGGCCAATGCGGAGCTGGATCATAATACTAAGAACAGGCTCACAGGCGGCGCCTATCCGTATTCTACCGGCGCCATTAACGGAAGCCTTCACGGGGAAGGATACGGCAATTCGGTTTCCACGGTTGAATTTACCGATGATCTACGGGCCGCCGAGGGCGACGATTATGTGAACAACCTGATCAATAACCGCGGCTATGAGACCATGACTGACCCGGTCACCGGCAGGGAATTGATTTTCAAGGATAATAACTACCAGGATGTCATGTTCCGGACCGCCGCCACGAATGATCTTAACGTGGGTTTCCAGAAGGGCGGTAAACAATACAGTATTTATACAAGCCTGGGTTTTGCGGATGCTAACGGAATGATGCTCGGCACGTATTATAAGCGGCTGAGCTATGTGATCAACGGGGAGTTCTGGCCGCGCGAAAATATTAAAGTGTCAGCCGGGCTCAATTACCAGTATGCCGATTATGCCGGCCCGCAGGATTATAGTAATACCATGCGCCGGTCATCCAAATTGCCGCATACCACCCGTTTGTATTATGACGACGGTACCCCCGCCATCGGGGAATCGGCCGGGTCGCCCAGGAATATTCTTCATGAATTGTACTATGAGGATTTCGGGACCAAGCGGAACCGTACCACGATGCGCCTGGGGATGGATTGGGAACTGATCGACGGCCTTTCCTTCAAGCCTTCGGCTTCCGTTTACCAGGTCAATTCACAGTCCACAGGTTTTGAACGGTACCATGAATATAATACCAGGAGGGAAATGTATGCCGATCATGAGCTGAGTACGCAGTACATGGTAGACGGTATCCTTACCTATGATAAAAATTACGGAGACCACAGCCTGGGGCTGCTGGCCGGTACCAATTATACATTTGACAGGCGTTTCCTGCTGCAGGGCGACGGCGAGAATGCCCCTACCGATCACATCCCCACTTTGAATGCGTCGGCAACGGAATTTGAAAGGGTTACTTCCGAACAGCTGGAAGATGCCCTGCTTTCCTATTTCGGCCGGGTGAATTACGATTTCCGGAAGAAGTACCTGTTCAGCGCCAGTCTGCGATATGACGGGTCATCCCGCTTCGCTGAAGATAAGAAATGGGGATTATTCCCTGCATTCTCCCTCGGATGGAATGTTCACCGGGAAGATTTCTGGAACTGGGAACTGATGAATCGCCTGAAGGTGAGGGGTTCCTGGGGCCAGGCAGGAAACAATAATCTCTCTATTTCAGACACGCAGGGCGAATACGCGATCGGGTATAATTATGCCGGACAATCCGGCCTGCTCAATACCGTGCTTGCCAACAGGGGATTGCTTTGGGAAACCACGACATCTTTTGACGTTGGCCTGGATATCGGCCTTTTCAATGACCGGGTTACCTTACTCGCCGATTATTACAACAAGATAACCGATGACCGCCTGGTAAGTATTCCCCTGGCAAGTCAGACAGGATTCAGCTCTATCGTGGCCAACTACGGGAAAATAAGAAACCGGGGGCTGGAACTGGAACTGGGCGCGGCAATTCTGCAAAACAGCGCGTTTAAATGGAACACAAGCCTTACCTTCAGTTTTAACCGCCTGATCGTAATGGAACTGCCTGAAAACGGAAACGAAAAGAACCGCGTCAATGGCGGTTTAATATATGATAAGGCCCTGGGCGATTACATTATGGTAGGAGGGCTGGCGGAAGGCGAGCGCATCGGCGGGGTTTGGGCTTATAATATGCTCGGCGTTTACGCTACCGACGAAGACGCGGCGAATGCGCCTTATGATACCAAAGTTGCGGGCGCCTGGCTGAACGTACCTGATGGCGAGCAGCAAAAAGTGGGCGGGGATGCCATTTGGGAAGACCTTGACGGTAACGGTATTATTGATGACCGGGACGTGATTTTCATGGGATATACCAGCCCGGATAAATTCGGCGGAATGGTCAACAGCTTTTCCTGGAAAGGCTTTTCCGCAAGACTGGTAGTAGATTATGCGCTGGGCCATGTGATCAATAATTCCTGGCGTGCAAGGGCCAATGGAAATGCCCGGAACCGCGTTATGACGCTCACCGATGTCACCAGCGGGGAAATGTGGTGGAATCAGGGCGATCAGGCAAAGTATCCGCGCTATAACGCGGCATCCGACTGGGACAATGGTAAACGTAACCATGTACGGCAGATTGATTCCTATGATGGCGTAGGGGTGGATGTGGGCTATAATACCGATAACTCCCTCTATTTCAGCAAAGGCGATTTCCTGGCTTTCCGGGAAGTATCGTTCAGCTACCGGTTACCGTCGGAACTTGTTGCCAAAAGGGGCATAAACGGGATCACGTTAACGGCAGGAGCGTACAATCTGGGTTACCTGACTGCTTTTGACGGGCTTTCTCCCGAGCAGTACAATGGTATTGAAGAAGGCGGCTATCCGCGGCCCCTGCAGTTTCGCTTCGGCATAGATGTTAATTTCTAA